Part of the Leptospira montravelensis genome, ATAATTCTGGTTTTATGAAGTCTTTTGTACACGTAACACTTACTATTTTATTTCTAATGTCCTTTACCCATTGTACGAATAAGGATGTAGTCAATGCAGAGGAATGGTTCGAAAACCACAAAGAAGATCGGGTCCTAAACCTATCCAACAAAGAAGTGGGAATCCTTCCTGCTTCCATTGGAAGTTTAACAAAAGTGGAAGAACTTACCCTCCAATACGACTCTCTAAAAACACTTCCCAAAGAAATAGGAAACCTTAAACAATTAAAGATCCTCAATCTTTTTGGAAACCCTCTCCAAACCCTACCAGATGAAATCGGAAATTTAGAAAACTTAGAAATTTTACTTCTTGGAAGAACGGAACTGAACGAAATTCCACCTGTAATCACAAGGTTACAAAAATTAAAAACACTAGCACTCGATGAAACGAAAGTGCAACTAACAGAAGCTGACGTAGAAGTAATCGCCGCACTCCCCAATTTAGAAATCCTCGATCTAAGCCTTATGCGGGAATACAAAACTCTGCCCCAAAACCTAGCAAAACTAAATCATTTGAAACAATTAGTTTTACAAAAAACCCTTCTCGAAAAATCCGATGTGGTTAGACTAAGGGACGAACTCCCCAAGGTCCGAGTCAAACTCTAACATTACCGAATTTTTTTCCGTTTTCTCTTTGGCCTAGACCACAAACATTGGTCTTACTATGGCCAAACCAGAAACGGAAAATCCTTATTCTAAAACGGTTCTTCTCCCTGAGACCTCCTTTCCCATGAAAGCCGACCTGGCAAATCGTGAACCAGGTCAAATTAAAATTTGGAAGGAGAAAAAAGTCTTCCAAAAGATGAAGGAAATTCGTAAATCCAAACCTTCCTTTGTACTACACGATGGACCTCCTTACGCCAATGGAAATTTCCATGTAGGCCACGCTCTCAATAAAATTTTAAAAGATATCATTGTTAAATCCAAAACTCTTTCCGGTTTCCAAACCGACATGATTCCTGGTTGGGATTGTCATGGACTACCCATCGAAGTACAGGTGTTAAAGAATCTTGGAAAAGAAGCAAGGAATACAAGCCCCAGTGACCTTCGAAAAAAATGCCGGGAGTACGCGGCTGAGTTTGTTGGAAAACAAGGGGACGATTTAAGTCGTTTTTTATGTTTCTGGGACGAAGAAAACAAATACCTAACAATGGCTCCTGAATTTGAAGCAAGGATCGTAGAAGTATTTGGATCTCTTTTTGAAAAAGGATATATCTACAAAGGAAAAAAACCTGTGTATTGGTGTATTGACTTGGCTACTGCACATGCGGAAGCGGAAATCGAATACCAAAACCATGTCTCTCCGTCTATTTATGTTAAGTTTGCAGTAAAGGGCGAAACCGACACTTACTGCTTGATATGGACCACTACGCCTTGGACACTTCCAGCAAACCTTGCCATTTGTTTTAATGAGGAACTTGACTACTCACTTTTCCAATCTGATTCTCACGGAAGACTGATCCTTGCGGATGGATTAAAAGAAGCAGTAGAACAAAAAACAGGAATCACTCTCACAAAAATTAAATCTTTAACAAGTGATGACCTAAAAAATATGACCTTCTTACATCCGTTTATTGATCGTGAATCCATTTCTCTTTTTGGGAATCATGTCACCTTGGATGCAGGAACGGGTTGTGTCCACACGGCTCCAGGCCACGGAACGGATGACTACCGAGTCGGAACAGCAGCGGGACTACCTCCCCTGTCTCCAGTGGATGATTACGGCCGTTATACGGACGAATTTGAAATGATGAAAGGAATCAAAATCTGGGATGCCAATCCCAAAATTGTGGAACTTCTCAAAGAGAAAAATGCCCTCGTCCATTATTCAGAATTTACACATTCCTATCCCCATAGTTGGAGAAGCAAAAAACCTCTGATCTTTCGTGCAACCCCACAATGGTTCTTTTCCATCGATCATGCAAGTCTCAGAGAAGATTCACTAAAAGCCATAGACAAAGTCCAATGGATTCCGGATTGGGGGATCACTCGCATCCGTTCTATGGTTGAATCTAGACCTGACTGGTGTTTGTCGAGACAAAGAAACTGGGGAGTACCCATTCCTTCCTTTACTTGTAAATCTTGTGGATTCACTCACCTAGATGACAAAACAATCAATCACTTCATTCAAATTGTAAAAAAAGAAGGGATCGAAGTATGGTATGAAAGGGAAGCAAAGGACCTTTTACCAGAAGGAACCAAATGCTCCAAATGCGGATCAGATGATCTCAAACAAGACAAAGATATTTTGGATGTTTGGTTTGACTCTGGTGTTTCCAGCTTTGCTGTGTTTGGTGATTCCCTTGACCGCGAACCTGCCGATTTATATTTAGAAGGTTCCGACCAACACAGAGGTTGGTTCCAATCTTCTCTTTGGCCCTCAATGGCGATAAGAAAAAAACCTCCTTACCGATCTGTCCTCACTCATGGTTATGTGTTAGATGAAAAAGGCCATGCGATGTCCAAATCTCTTGGAAACGTAATCAATCCTACAACAGATATCATTAACCAATACGGGGCTGATATTCTCAGACTTTGGGTCTCCACTCAGGATTTCCGAGACGATGTCAAAATCGGAAAGGACTCCATCAAAACCGTTGCTGAAGCCTATCGTAAGATCCGAAACACCTTCCGTTATCTTTTAGGA contains:
- a CDS encoding leucine-rich repeat domain-containing protein, translated to MKSFVHVTLTILFLMSFTHCTNKDVVNAEEWFENHKEDRVLNLSNKEVGILPASIGSLTKVEELTLQYDSLKTLPKEIGNLKQLKILNLFGNPLQTLPDEIGNLENLEILLLGRTELNEIPPVITRLQKLKTLALDETKVQLTEADVEVIAALPNLEILDLSLMREYKTLPQNLAKLNHLKQLVLQKTLLEKSDVVRLRDELPKVRVKL
- the ileS gene encoding isoleucine--tRNA ligase, which codes for MAKPETENPYSKTVLLPETSFPMKADLANREPGQIKIWKEKKVFQKMKEIRKSKPSFVLHDGPPYANGNFHVGHALNKILKDIIVKSKTLSGFQTDMIPGWDCHGLPIEVQVLKNLGKEARNTSPSDLRKKCREYAAEFVGKQGDDLSRFLCFWDEENKYLTMAPEFEARIVEVFGSLFEKGYIYKGKKPVYWCIDLATAHAEAEIEYQNHVSPSIYVKFAVKGETDTYCLIWTTTPWTLPANLAICFNEELDYSLFQSDSHGRLILADGLKEAVEQKTGITLTKIKSLTSDDLKNMTFLHPFIDRESISLFGNHVTLDAGTGCVHTAPGHGTDDYRVGTAAGLPPLSPVDDYGRYTDEFEMMKGIKIWDANPKIVELLKEKNALVHYSEFTHSYPHSWRSKKPLIFRATPQWFFSIDHASLREDSLKAIDKVQWIPDWGITRIRSMVESRPDWCLSRQRNWGVPIPSFTCKSCGFTHLDDKTINHFIQIVKKEGIEVWYEREAKDLLPEGTKCSKCGSDDLKQDKDILDVWFDSGVSSFAVFGDSLDREPADLYLEGSDQHRGWFQSSLWPSMAIRKKPPYRSVLTHGYVLDEKGHAMSKSLGNVINPTTDIINQYGADILRLWVSTQDFRDDVKIGKDSIKTVAEAYRKIRNTFRYLLGNTKADVLGWNLKQEDLEPIDRYYLHKLAKLNEDVKKLYANYHFHQVYHRVLVFCTVDLSQDYFEIIRDRMYCDAKDSKTRKSSEYVLAVILETLTKLLSPILSFTTEEVWAEFGLKDSVFYSDFSDLSSLLDSDLESQFAPVFETKEVVQKALEEARKLGKLGKSLEAEVLVNGDSLKDTKFTKDDLSLFFVVSEVSFDAKEIGEVFSEWKGEKASIQIRKPHHHECPRCWRHVSAVEGKLCVRCESVVS